The genomic interval CCCGCCATCGACGAGAGGTTCGGGGCGACGTCGGGTGCGGTGCGCTCGACGAACGCCCGAAGGTCGTCGCGCTCGTCGGTCAGGTCGACGACGCGCCGGGCGAGCGAGACGACGCGCTCCTCGGCGGGGTCGCTCGGCGCTCGCTCGGCGAGTTCGCGAGCCCCATCGACGCCCGTCCCGGCGTCCTCGAAGCGAGTCCCCGCCCACTCCGCGAGGCGCTCGGCGAGTTCGTTCGCCACGCGCTCCGTGTCGTCCATCGACCGCACCGCGTGGACGAGTTGTCGGTCGCCGGCCGTCTGGGCCTCCTCGACGGCCGCTCGGGTCGCCGCCAGCGTCGCCTCGCGCAGTCGGTCGTAGTACTCGTCGGTGTCGGCGGCGAACCCCGACCCGACCGCCAGCGCGGGCCACTCGCGGGGGGTCTCGCACGTCCCGTCGCGGACGCGGTCGGCGGCCCCCTCGACGTCGTCGGGGGGCAGCCCCGCGAACCAGGCTCCCTCGGTGTCGCTCATGCCCTCGCCTTCCCACCGGGGTCGTATATCCGTCCCGGTACGGGGAGTCGGTACGGTGGTTCCGGACCTCCTCGACCCGCCGAGGCCGGGTCGGAAGGGTGTCGAGTCGTCCCGTGGGTTTCGAGACGGCCCGCAGCGCGTCAGTCGCAGAGGAACTCGAGCATCGGTTCGTCGAAGCGCTCGCCCGCACAGACCACGGCCTCGTGGCCGAGTCCGTCGAGTCGGTGGAACGGCGCGTCGAGCAGTTCGCCCGTCCGTCGGAACTCCCCCGTCGTGAAGAACGGGTCCTCCGTCCCGCCGACGACGAGCGTCGGCAGCGGTGGGGCGCGCTCGCTGGCGTCGTGGGCCAGACAGGCGTCGACGGCGGGCGCGAAGTCGACTCCCGCCGGGGGGTAGGAGACGAATGCGTCGTAGGGGTAGGTCGCCGCGCGCATCGCTCGTCGGAGGGGGCCGACCGCCACGGCGTCGCAGCCAGCGCGGTAGATGCGGCCCCACTCGCCCGCGTCGGCCCAGTCGCGCCACTCGCGGATTCGCGCCCGGCCGTGGTCGGAGAGGCGGGCGGCGGCCAGGCCGAGGACGAGTCGCCGGACGCGGTCGGGGTGGTCGACCGCGCAGTGGTTGGCGACGAACCCGCCCATCGAGACGCCGAGCAGGTCGGCCGGTCGGTCGAACCCGTCGAGGAACGCCGCGAGGTCGTGGCCCATGTCGCGTGTCGTGTCGTCGGCGGGGCGGCCGACGGGCCGACTCGTCAGGTACACCGGACCGGGGTAGCCCCGGCGACGGAGTCGGACGCCGTAGGTGGCGACCACGCCCGAGAACCAGAGCGCGTCGGTGACGCGCAGCAGCGGGTCGTTGAGTCCCGTGACGAGGACGAGCGGTGTCTCGCCGCTCGCCTCGGCGGGTGGCCCGACCCGGACGAACGGGTGGGAGGCGCGCTCGCCGAGTGCGATGCGGGGACCGGTCATTGGGGAGCGAAGGGAGCGCGTCGAGAAAAGCCGCGGTGGTTCGGGGTCGATGGCGGTGGTGACGGGAGGACGAGGGCAGGGCCGCTCAGAGCACGCCGAAGCCGAACAGCGGCCCCACGGTGAGGTGGACCGCGACGCCGACGACGAGCGCCGGAACCGTCGTGTAGATGGACGCGACGACCGCGGCCGTCTTGTCGATGGCGATGAGCGGGAACAGCGCGTCGCCGTCCTGGCTGATGGCGTTCGCGGTGAGCGTGGAGAACGGAATCGCTCCCTCCGCGTACGCCGTGGCGAGCACGATCTGCGGGCCACAGCCGGGAATCAGGCCGACGACGGCACCGGCGATGGGCGCGAGGATGCCTGCGGCCGCGGCGATTGCCGCGATGTCGATGCTGAACAGCGCGACCGGGTACTCGTACAGCAGGTAGGCGACGATGACCCAGACCGTGACGAACGACGTCTCCATCGCGGCGTGGGTGAACGTCTCGCGCAGACTGGCGAACGTGTCCCGTCCGTGCCCGACGTGGCCGTGACCGACGTAGCGCCGCCCGACGAGGTAGAGGTAGAACGACAGGGCGGTGCCGGTGATGCCCGCGACGGTGAACACGCCCGCGTAGCTGACGCCGAGTTCGATGGCGACCTCCGGTGCGCCGCGCAGGAGGTAGAGGACGCCCGCGACCAGTCCGACGGCCGCGGCGACCCACCAGAGCGCGAGCGCGCCCTCCGAGAGCCGACGCATGACGGGCGAGTCGCGGGTCGGCGCTTCTAGCTCGTGGCCCGTCTCGTCCTCGTAGTGGTGGACGTGGCTCCCGCCGGGGGCGGCGAGTCCGCCGTTCTGCACGACACCACCGTCCGTCGCGACGCCGCCGATGCGGCGCACGGCACGGTCGACGCGGCCGACGCCCAGACCGAAGCCGTCGATGGCGTAGCCGAACAGCACCGCCGAGGCGAACGCCAGCAGGTAGGCGTACAGCGCCGCCTCGGGAGCGAGCGCGAGGATGACGAACGCGCTGTCGCCGGCCGTCGCGGCGAGCGTGGCGACGACGGTACCGAACGACACCGTCCCGCGGAGGTACAGCGGCATCATCACGATAGCGCCGCCACAGCCGGGAGTCAGCCCCATCAGCGCGCCGACGAGCGGCTGGGCGCGCTCTCGCTCTTCGAGCCACCGGATGAGTTTCCCGTCGGTCCTGTACTGGACGTAGCTGAACAGCAGCACCGTCACGGCGACGAACGCGCTGACCTGCACGAACCCGTCGCGGACCGACGCGACGAATATCTCGGTCAACTGTGAGAGAGGGACGCCGAGAACGTCAGCCATTCTCGGCCACCCTCCGAACGTAGATTAGACGCATCTAATTCTATAGTTCGTCCCATGCGACTTATAGTTGGTGTCGTCGCATAGCGTGCGGGAACGGTCACGTGACGACTCGCCGTGACCCGTATTGTCAAGGGGAAGAGGGACGGAGGGCGTGGTATGACAGAAGCGTACGTCGTCGGTGCTGGGCAGTCGGATTTCGGCTCGTACCCGGACGAGACGTATCGGTCGCTGTTCGCCACCGCGTTCGAGTCGGCGCGCGACAGCGTTCCGGAAGGTATCGACCGGTCGGCAATCGACGAGGCGTACGTCGGCACGCTCGGGGTCGGCGGTCGCCAGCTCGGCCTGCCCGGCCCCGCCGTCGCCGACCACGTGGGTCTCGACGGCATCCCCGTCACGCGCGTCGAGAACGCCTGCGCGGCGGGCGGGAGCGCAGTCCGGCAGGCGGTCAACGCCGTGCGCGCCGGGAGCGCCGACGTGGTACTCGCGGGCGGCGTCGAGGTGATGACCGACGTGTCGAACGACGCCGTCCGGTTCTGGCTCGGGGTCTCCGGCGAGACGGAGTGGGAACGCCTCTCCGGGACCACCTTCGCGGGCGTCTACGCCCAGATGGCCAGCGCCCACATGGAGGAGTACGGGACGACCCAGGACCACCTGAGCCACGTCGCCGTCAAGAACCACGCCAACGGCGCGAAGAACCCCCACGCGCACCTCCGGTTCGAGTGCTCGCTCGACCAGGCGACGAACGCGCCGACGGTCGCCGACCCCCTCACGCTGTTCCACTGCTGTCCGACGACCGACGGCGCCGGCTGCGTCCTGGTCGTCAGCGAGGACGTCGTCGACGAGTTCACCGACGAGCGCATCCGCGTCGCGGGCGTCGGCGCGTCCGCCGACTCGGTGGGCCTGTTCCAGCGGGACACGTACACCGCCGTCCCGGCGAGCCAGCAGGCCGCCGAGACGGCCTACGCCGAGGCCGGTATGGGTCCGGACGATATCGACTTCGCGGAGGTGCACGACTGCTTCGCCATCGCGGAGCTGATGGCCTACGAGGACCTCGGGTTCTGCGAACCGGGCGAGGCCGGGCCGTACGCCGCCTCGGGCGCGACGAAGCTCGACGGCGAGTTACCCGTGAACCCCTCGGGCGGCCTCAAGTCCAAGGGCCACCCCATCGGTGCGACCGGGGCAGGACAGCTCTCGGAGGCGTTCGCACAGCTCTCCGGGAACGCGGGAGAACGGCAGGTCGAGGGCGCTCGCGTCGGCCTGACGCACAACGTCGGCGGGAGCGGCGGTGCGGCAGTGGTACACATATTAGAACGCGAGGACGGTCAGGCGGCGACGGAGGTGAGCGGCCGATGACTCACACGACCATCACCGCAGTCGGCGGCTACGCACCCGAACGGCGACTCCCGGCCGACGCCATCGAGGAGGCGTGGGGGAACGCCCCGTCGGGAATCGAGTCGACGGCGGTCCCAGCGGGCGACGAGGACGCCCTGACGATGGGCGTCGCGGCGGCGAAGCGCGCGCTGGATGCGAGCGACGTCGACGCGAGCGACGTCGGCTGGCTCGGGTTCGCCACGACCACGCCTCCCGTGGCCGAGGGCGACCTGCTCGCCCGTCTCGCGTCGATGCTCGGCGTCCGCGAGGACGCGACGACGCGTCTGTTCACCGGGAGCGCCCGCGCCGGGACGGCGGCGCTCCTCGACGCGCCCGACTCCGGACTGGTCGTGGTCGCCGACTGCCCGCAGGGCGAACCGGACGACGACCGGGGGCAGGCGGCCGGTGCGGGCGCGGCGGCGTTCGTGGTGGGCGCGGACGCCGACGGCGCGACGGTCACCGACCACGCGAGCCACGCCGAACCCGCACCGGGCGTCCGGTTCCGCCGGTCCGGGAGCGACCGCGTCGAGGGCCTCGGCGTGACGACGTACGACCGCTCGGCGTTCGTCGACCCCATCGCCGCGGCCGTCGGCGAACTCGACACCGAGGACGCCGACGCCGTCGCCATCACCGCGCCCGACGGGAAGCGCCCGTACCGCGCGACCGGAGCGCTCGGCGTCGAGAGCGAGGCCATCCAGCGCTGTACCGTCGTCCACGAACTCGGCGACCTCGGGGCGGCGAGCGCCCCGCTCTCGCTCGCACGAGCGCTCGCCGACGGGGACGAGACGGTCCTCTGCGTCGGCGTCGGCGGTGGTGGTGCTGACGTCCTCCGCGTCGAGTCCGGCGGGTCGGTCCCCACGTCGCTCGCACTCGACGCTGGCGAGGAGGTGGGCTACGCCGACGCGCTCCGACTCCGTGGCGAGTTGAGCGACGACGAGGCCGGAACCGGCGCGGCGTACGTCACGATGCCGACGTGGGCCGAGTCGCTCCCGCAGCGGCACCGACTCCTCGCGGGTCGCTGTCCCGACTGTGGCGCGCTCGCGTTCCCGCCGCAGGGGGCGTGTCCGGACTGCCGCGAACTGGTCGAGTACGAGGAGACGCGACTCGCCCCCGAGGGAACCGTCGAGGCGGCGACCCGCATCGGTCAGGGCGGCGCACCGCCGGAGTTCGCCCCACAACAGAAGCGGGGCGGCGCGTTCGGCGTCGTCGTGGTGCGGTTCGAGGCCGCCGACGGCGAGGGGAGCGTCAGCCTCCCCGGACAGGTCGTCGGCGAGGCGTCGGTCGGCGACACGGTGCGGGGCGTCCTGCGCCGACTCTACACGCAGGAGGGCGTGACGCGCTACGGGACGAAGTTCGAGCGCGTCTGAGCGGAGCGGACAGCAGCGTGGCGGGTGGCGACGGGATGGGCAGTGACAGTTGGGGGCGCTAGCCGTGTGTCCCCCTCGCACGCTCCCGGCGGTTTGACAAGGATTAAACGGCACCGGCCGGTGACGTGAGGTATGAGTCAGGAACAGCGTCAGGCGCGGAAATGCGTCTCCTGTGGGATCAACATCTCCGGGACGACCGCGGCGGCGTTCAAGTGCCCCGACTGCGGCCAGCAGATCTACCGGTGCTCGAAGTGCCGCAAGCAGAGCAACCTCTACGAGTGCCCGGACTGCGGGTTCATGGGGCCGTAACCATGGGGAAGGTCGCCGCCCGACTCAAGGTGATGCCGAACAGCCCCGACGTCGACCTCGACGGACTGCAGGAGCGCCTCGAAGCGTCGCTCCCCGAGGGCGCGAAGATCTCGCGGACGGACCGCGAGGACGTCGCGTTCGGTCTCGTCGCACTGATGCCGACGGTCATCATCCCCGACGAGGCCGGTGGGACGGAGGCCGTCGAGGAGTCGTTCCAGAACGTCGACGACGTCGAGAGCGTCGACGTCGACCAGGTCGGCCGCATCTGAGCGTCCGGACGTTCTCCCCCTCGTTCTCGCACCGCGGAGTGCCATCGCCGTCCCGAGCGGTGCTCCTCGCGCCGTCGCCGATTTGACCGCAACCAACGGACTCAAACCCCCGTCCGCGCTGGTGAGCGATATGCGAGCGGCAGCGACACTCGTGTCCGCACCGGGAATCGACCGTCTCCGGCAGCTCCCGCCGGGTCGGCGAGTGACCGTCTCCCGCGAGGGCGACGCGATTCCGCCCGGGTTCGCCCGCTCGCCCTTCACCCTGCCGTTGACCGCGCGGACCGTCTACCGGGAGTGCCGGGCGACGGACTCGCTCGTCCTCTCGGTGTTCGACGACCGGGTCGTCGTCCGACGGGAACGGTACCACCCGCAGCGTCACCCGCTTCGCCACCTCCTCTTCGACCGGTTCGCGGTGTTCCTCGTCGTGGCCGTCGCGTGGCTCCTCGCGAGGCGTCGCCGCCGTGTGAACGACACTCGTCGGTGAGCGAGGAACGCACCATTTATGTCCGTCGTGTTGGTATCCACGGCAAATGCCGAGTTCCAAGGGCCCCTACCACGGTACCCGCGAGAAGCTGTCGAACGACCCGCGAAAGCGTGGCATCTCGCCACCCCAGCGCGCCATCCAGCAGTACGAGGAGGGCGAGCGCGTCCACCTCAAGATCGACCCCTCGATTCCCGAGGGTCGGTTCCACCCGCGGTTCGACGGTCACACGGGGACCGTCGTGGGCGAACAGGGTCGAGCGTTCAAGGTCCGAATCAACGACGGTGGGAAGGACAAGACGCTCGTCGTTCGCGCCGCACACCTGAAGCGACAGCAGGAGTAGGTAATGACGATATTCAAGGAAATCGTCGACGAGGAGTACCTCACCGTCCCCGAGGTCAAGGAGTTGCTCGCCGACATCGAGAACGAACGCGCGATGGACGAGGAGCGCGAGATGCGCTACGAACTCGCCCGCGCCATCGAGCACGTCAACCGGTTCTCCGAGCTCTCCCCGGAGGACTCTCGGGCGCTCGTCGAGGAGCTCCAGGAGCACGAGAAGGTGACCGACGAGACGGCGTTCAAGATCGCCAACCTGCTCCCGCGGACCCGCGACGAGATGCGGTCGGTGTACGCCCAGCAGCGCTACTCGCTGTCGGGCGACGAACTCGACGACCTGCTCAACGTCGTCAAGAAGTACGTCTGACTCGGTTACGGCGGTCGTCTCGGCGACGGCGAACAGGTCACATCGCGTGACTGTGGTCGTCGGTCCGACGTATCCTTAAATAGCTCCTTCGCGTTGAGAGTCACATGCCCAGTGCCGACAGTGGGTCGGTCGCGGTCGTCCTCGACTACCTGCCGCACGGACGGGCCGACGACGACCGCCCCCGCTTCCAGAAACCGTCGCTCGCGTACGCCCTCGGCGTCGACGACTTCGGACTGTACGAGTGCGTCCTGACCGAGGGCGCAGAGGTATCGTTCGGTGACCACGTCGACGTCCACGGCGACGACGTCGAGACGGTGTCTCGCGTCTCGTTCGAGGAACTGTCCGGCGGCGCGCGCTCCGAACTGGAGTACGCCGTCGAGGAGATCGTCGACGACGACGAGCGTCGATTCGTCGACCACTACAACGAGGCCCAGCCCATCACGCTGCGCCTCCACCAGCTGAACCTCCTGCCGGGTATCGGCAAGAAGCTTCGCGACACCATCCTCGACGAGCGAAAGCGCCAGCCGTTCGAGAGCTTCGAGGACCTCGACGAACGCGTCGACGGGCTCCACGACCCGCGACAGATAATCGTCGAGCGCATCCTCGAAGAGCTCCGGGAGGACGAACTGAAGTACCGCTCGTTCGTCCAGTAGGGCGCTCGCCCCCGCCGAACCGGATGAAACGCCTTTTTGCGTCCCGCCGAACTACGGTCGCGCAATGAGCGAGCGACCGGTCAGGGCGGGTACCCGCGACCCCGACGCACTCGTCCAGCGCGCGGGTGCACGCGGTGACCCGAACCACGACCAGCACTTCCTCGTCGACGACCGGGTCGTCGACCGGATTCCGGGCTACCTCCCGGAGGGAACCGACCGGAGCCACGTCCTCGAGGTGGGTGGCGGTCCCGGCGTCCTCACCGACCGCCTGCTGGCGAGCGCCCCCGAGGACGGTCGCGTGACGGTCGTCGAGCGCGACCCGATGTTCGCGGGGTTCCTCCGCGAGGAGTTCGCCGACGCCGTCGAAGCGGGCCGACTCGGCGTCGTCGAGGGGAACGCACTCGACGTCGACCTCCCCGACGACGTCACCGCGAGCGTCTCGAACCTCCCGTACAGCGTCTCCTCGAAGATTACGTTCCGACTGTTACCCCTGCAGATTCCGATGGTCCTCATGTTCCAGCGGGAGTTCGCCGAGCGGATGGCCGCCGAGCCGGGGACCTCGGAGTACGGTCGCCTGTCGGTGACGGCGGGCCACTACGCGGGCGTGGAGGTGGTCGAACCCGTCCCGAAGGAAGCGTTCTCGCCCGAACCGGCCGTCGAGAGCGCGCTCGTCCGGCTGACGCCGCGCGACCCGGACTACACAGTTCCCAACGCCGACTTCTTCCTCCGGTTCGTCACGGCCGTCTTCACCCAGCGCCGGAAGACCGTCCGCAACGCCATCCGGAACACCGCCCACATCTCCGAACTCGACGACGCCGACGCGGTGGTCGCCGAGGCGGACGAGGAACTGCTGAGCGCCCGTGCGGGTGACCTCTCGCCGGCCGACTTCGCAGAACTCGCCTCGCTGGCGTGGCGCGTCGGGGAGCCGCGCTGATGCAGGGGGGCGACGCACTCGGTCCGCAGACGGCGAACATCGTCGTCACCGCCGGGGCGTTGCTCGTCCTCCTGCTCGTGGCGCTGTTGATCCGGCGACTGGGTGACCCGCTGGAACGGTACGTCGATACCATCACCGCCGACGCGACGCAGTCCATCCTGTTCACCGTCGCTGCCGTCGCCACGGCGTGGTTCCTGCTGGAGCGCTGGGAGGCCGCCGGGAGTTTCGTCGAGGCGCTCGGAAACCCCACCGTCGACCCGGCGAAGACCGGTGCACTCGGCCTCGTCGCGGGGCTCATCGTCGTCGTCGCCTACACGCTGACGCGTATCAGCAAGACGCTGCTCGTCGAACGAGACGGTGACATCATCACCGGCCACAGACAGGAGGCGTTCTACCACGTCGCGCAGTTGACCATCTACCTCGCGACGCTCCTCGTCCTGTTGGCGCTCGTCGGCGTCAACCCGAGGGACCTCGTCCTCAGTGCGGGTGCGCTCGGCGTCGTCCTCGGCCTCGCCGCTCGGCAGACGCTCGGCGCGGTGTTCGCAGGCTTCGTACTGCTGTTCTCGCGGCCGTTCGAACTCGGCGACTGGGTGGTGATGTCCGACCGCGAGGGCATCGTCCGGGACATCAGCATGTTCAACACGACGCTCCGGACGTTCGACGACGAACACGTCATCATCCCGAACGACGAGGTGACCTCCAACGACATCGTCAACCGGTCGCGGATGGGACGACTCCGCGTCTCCGTCGAGGTCGGAGTCGACTACGACGCGGACGTGGGGCGGGCCGTCTCGCTCGCCGAGGAGGCGATGGCCGGCCTCGACGAACTGATGGAGACGCCCGAACCGCGCGTCGTCGTCGCGCGCTTCGGCGACTCCGCGGTCGTCCTCGACTGCCGGTTCTGGATAGCGAACCCCAGCGCGGCGCGTTACTGGCAGGCACGCAGCGCCGTCGTCGAGTCGGTGAAGTCCCGGTTCGAGGAGGCTGGCGTCGGCATCCCGTTCCCACAGCGGGTGCTCTCGACGCGACCCGACGCGACGTTCGAGGCGGACGTGGACGCACCCGGCCCCGAGTCCGGCAGGCCACGCCCCGAGTCCGACGGGGCCGCGGGGGGTGGTGCCTGATGGTCGACCGCGAGCGGGCGGCCGAGCAGGTGTACCAGCCAGCGGAGGACTCCCACCTGCTCGCGGAGACGGCCGCCGACGAACTCGGCGACCTGCCGGCGGATACGCGGGTCGTCGACGTCGGCACCGGGTCGGGCTACGTCGCCGCGCAGGTCGGCGACGCGACCGGGGTGGACGTGCTCGGCGTCGACATCAGCCCCATCGCCGTTCGGGAGGCACGCGACCACGGCGTGAGCGTCGTGCGGTCGAACCTGCTCGACGGCCTCGCGGGTCCGCTCGACGTCGTGCTGTTCAACCCGCCGTACCTCCCGACGGACCCCGACGCCGAGTGGGACGACTGGATGGAGTACGCGCTCTCGGGCGGCCCCGACGGACGGCGCGCCGTCGACCCGTTCCTCGACGACCTGCCGCGCGTCCTGGCCGAGGACGGCCGAGCGTTCCTGCTGGTCTCGTCGCTGACGGACGTCGAGGCCGTAACGGAGCGTGCGGCCGCGAACGGCCTCGCCGCGCGCGAACTCGCGGAGGAGTCGTTCCCGTTCGAGCGACTGGTCGTCCTCGAACTCCGTCACGCCTGACGCTCGGATAACTATAGCGCATATATCGAACGAGAAAATATTATCACGGGTCGTTCCGTAGCCGTGCGTGATGACCGAACTCGTCGCGACGACGACCGGCCTGTTCCCGCTGCCCGACTGGGCGAAGTCGGAGCTCGCGGACCTGAAGGGCCACCAGAAGGACGACCTGGTGAGCGGTGACGAACCGCCATCCGTGGTCGAACAGTACGACCGGGCACGGGAGGAGGTAGTGGCCCGCCAGCAGGAGGCCGGCCTCGACCGCGTCGTCGAGGGGCAGCTGCGCTGGGACGACATGCTCGCGCACCCCCTCGCCGTGCAGGAGAACGTCGAGACGCGCGGTATCGTCCGCTACTTCGACAACAACAACTTCTACCGCGAGCCGGTCGTGACGGGCGACCTCTCGCCGACCGGCGACCTCGCGGCGGACCTCGATGCGGCCGACGTCCCGGGCGACGAACTGCAGGCCGTTATTCCGGGGCCGTACACGCTCGCGGACCTCGCCACCGACGACCACTACGGCGAGGGCTTCCTCGACGCCGTCACGGAGTTCCTCGTGGGGGAAGTCGAGCAGTTCCCCGACCACGCGACGCTGCTCGTCCTCGAACCGTCGCTGGTCGAGGAGCCGCCGGAGGACGGTGCGGACGAACGGGCCAGCGAGGCCATCGACCGCGTCGTGGGTGCGAGCGACGCCGAGAGCGTCGTCTACCCGTTCTACGGTGCGCTCGACGAGAAGGTGTACGCGCACCTGCTCGACGCCGACGTGGACGCGGTGGGCTACGACTTCGTCACCGACCACGAGGACAACCTCTACAACATCAACGAGTACGGGACGACCGACTCGGTGGCACTCGGGTTCGTCGAGGGACAGAACACGAAGGTCGAGTCGCCCGACCTGCTCCGCGAGCGGGTCGAGTGGGTCGAGGAGAACACGCCCTCGGCGACGTTCGACCGGGCGTACGTCCTCCCGAACACGGAGACGTTCTACCTGCCGACAGAACGCTTCGAGGCGAAGTTGGACGCGCTCGGTGCGCTGACGCGACCCGAGGAGGTGACGGCATGACGCGCAACCCCGCCGCCAACCGCGAGCAGTTCCGCCCCGCCGACCATCCGAACGAGCACTTCATCCTCTCGACGGTCGTCGGGAGCTACCCCAAACCGAAGTGGCTCAACCGCGCCCGCGACCTCTACCACGGCGAACTGGAGGTCAGCGCGGCCGACCGCGCCAGCGACGAACCGCGCGGCAGTTTCGACATCGACGTCGACTTCGACGAGGAGAACTGGCAGGAGGCGAAGGACGACGCCTCCCGCCTCATCACGGACGAACACGAGCGAGCGGGGCTCGACGCCATCGTCGACGGCGAGATGCGCCGCAACGAGATGGTCGAGTACTTCGCCCACCGCATCGCGGGCTACGAGTTCCACGGCCCGGTCAAGGTGTGGGGCCACAACTACTTCGACAAGCCGTCGGTCGTCGACGAGGTCGAGTACGACGAGACGTGGCTGGTCGACGAGTTCGCGTTCACGGACGACGTCGCACAGCGACCCGTCAAGGTGCCCATCACCGGGCCGTACACGCTCGCGAACTGGTCGTTCAACGAGCACTACGACGACGACGCCGAACTGTCGTACGCGCTGGCCGAACTCGTCAACACCGAGGTGGAGAAGCTCGTCGAGGCGGGCGCACGCTACGTCCAGATAGACGAACCCGCCCTCGCGACGACGCCCGACGACCACGCCATCGTCGGCGAGTGTCTCGAACACATCACCGACGGCATCCCCGAGGACGTGCGCATCGGTCTGCACGTCTGCTACGGCGACTACTCGCGTATCTACCCCGAGATTCTCGACTTCCCCATCGACGAGTTCGACGTCGAACTCTGCAACGGCGACTACGACCAGATCGACGTGTTCACCGAACACGAGTTCACCGCGGACCTCGCGCTCGGCGTCGTCGACGCCCACGTCGCGGAGGTCGAACCGGTCGAGGACATCGTCGAGAACATCAAACGCGGGTTCGAGGTCGTCCCGCCCGAACGGCTCACCGTCTCGCCGGATTGCGGGCTGAAGCTCCTGCCCCGCGAGGTCGCCTACGGCAAGATGGAGAACATGGTGACCGCGACCCGACAGGTCGAGGCCGCGCTCGACGACGGCGATATCGACCTGCCCCGCGTCGCCGCCCGCGCCGACGACTGAACGACACCGTTTCGCCCGACGGCGCACGCTTTTTCGGTCACGTTCCGGGAGTCACGCTCGATACCACGCAGCGAGAAGCTTTACTATGAAAGGTCCAGTAGTTCGGATTCTTCCCGGGACGCGACGGTGCGGCGCTGGTCGCGACGACCGCTCGGGAGGGGACCAACTGATGACACACCAGAAGATCGTCCACTGTACGACGTGCGGGCAGGTGTACGCCGCTCGAAAGCGCGAGGACGGGACGTTCATCCTCTCCACGGCCGACGGGCGGTGTCGCTGCGGCAGCGACCGACTGAGCGAGTACGAACTCGCAGAGCCGGAACCGGCACCGACCTGAGGCGGCCCGGATCGCACGACGACACTGGCCATTGCGGCGCGGTCGCCACGGCGGCGGTCGCGACGACGGTGTCACCTCCGGAACAACTGTTTATCCGCTCGGCGTGATACCGCCGGTATGGACCTCCACCCGACCGTCGAGACCACCGCGGAGGACATCGCGTCGATGGAGACGCGAGGGGCGGCGACCATCGGCGCGGCAGCGGCTGCCGCCCTCCGGGTGCAGGCAGGGGAGTCGGACGCCGTGACGCCCGAGGCGTTCCGTGCCGAACTCCGCGTCGCTGGCCGACGCCTCCACGAGACCCGGCCGACGGCGGTGAGCCTCCCGAACGCCCTCCGCTACGTCCTCCGACGGATGGACGGCGACGAGGTAGCGACGCTGCGCGCGAGCGTCGTGAAGGCTGCGACGGAGTTCGAACAGCGCCTCGACCGCGCCCAGTCACAGCTCGGCGCAATCGGTGCGAACCGCCTGCAGGACGGCGACGTCGTGATGACCCACTGCCACTCGACGGACGCGCTCGCCTGCGTCGAGGCGGCCCTCGACCAGGGGAAACACCTCGAAGCCATCGTCAAGGAGACGCGCCCGCGTCTCCAGGGCCACATCACCGCCAGAGCGTTGCGCGAGATGGGCGTCCCCGTGACGCTCATCGTCGACAACGCCGCGCGTCGGTACCTCGACGACGCGGACCACGTCCTCGTCGGCGCGGACGCCATCGCCGCCGACGGGAGCGTCGTCAACAAGATCGGGACGT from Halomarina salina carries:
- a CDS encoding ribose 1,5-bisphosphate isomerase, which codes for MDLHPTVETTAEDIASMETRGAATIGAAAAAALRVQAGESDAVTPEAFRAELRVAGRRLHETRPTAVSLPNALRYVLRRMDGDEVATLRASVVKAATEFEQRLDRAQSQLGAIGANRLQDGDVVMTHCHSTDALACVEAALDQGKHLEAIVKETRPRLQGHITARALREMGVPVTLIVDNAARRYLDDADHVLVGADAIAADGSVVNKIGTSGLAVNARERGVPIVVAAQTIKLHPATMTGHTVEIEMRDEREVVSDEDRADIGDVAVENPAFDVTPPRHIDAIVTESGQFPPESIVTLMRELFGDGVAEPWVEPTNE
- a CDS encoding methionine synthase, which encodes MTRNPAANREQFRPADHPNEHFILSTVVGSYPKPKWLNRARDLYHGELEVSAADRASDEPRGSFDIDVDFDEENWQEAKDDASRLITDEHERAGLDAIVDGEMRRNEMVEYFAHRIAGYEFHGPVKVWGHNYFDKPSVVDEVEYDETWLVDEFAFTDDVAQRPVKVPITGPYTLANWSFNEHYDDDAELSYALAELVNTEVEKLVEAGARYVQIDEPALATTPDDHAIVGECLEHITDGIPEDVRIGLHVCYGDYSRIYPEILDFPIDEFDVELCNGDYDQIDVFTEHEFTADLALGVVDAHVAEVEPVEDIVENIKRGFEVVPPERLTVSPDCGLKLLPREVAYGKMENMVTATRQVEAALDDGDIDLPRVAARADD